In the Pithys albifrons albifrons isolate INPA30051 chromosome 3, PitAlb_v1, whole genome shotgun sequence genome, one interval contains:
- the LOC139669585 gene encoding uncharacterized protein: MWTEGTTTFKLHPSAPLWAPPPAGPPLRYLSAIPLLPVPLTEPPLRYPSASPVPSVGPPLPFPSSSPPPYPQAQSPEPSRRASAVPFPYPHAAPSAPALENLTESQQPWNQGFSMPSVAAKSQEVIFAPPYNYQETAYAQQMRPPAAAVEAARPQQ, translated from the exons atgtggactgaaggaaccacaaCCTTCAAActg catccttctgcaccgctGTGGGCACCGCCGCCCGCAGGACCCCCGCTGCGGTACCTCTCTGCCATACCGCTGCTGCCCGTGCCGCTCACAGAACCCCCACTGCGGTACCCTTCGGCATCGCCCGTGCCGTCCGTTGGACCCCCGTTGCCATTCCCTTCGTCATCGCCGCCACCCTATCCACAAGCGCAGAGCCCGGAGCCAAGTCGCAGAGCCAGCGCTGTGCCGTTCCCGTACCCACACGCGGCACCGTCCGCTCCTGCTCTGGAAAACCTGACggaatcacagcaaccatggaatcaaggCTTTTCCATGCCGTCCGTCgccgcaaaaagccaagaagtcatctttgcaccgccttacaactaccaagaaacagcctatgcacagcaaatgagaccaccggctgccgctgtagaagcggcgAGACCTCAACAGTAA